One segment of Parvularcula sp. IMCC14364 DNA contains the following:
- a CDS encoding heme-binding protein — translation MTVRSSLKSLLLGSAALLVVSCSGGGGSDPAPAPNEGTPPSPKATFDIPAQENLTVADVETVLAQAVAEASARNIPASIAVVDRVGNVLAVFSMNGTIDSDPSDDTVTDLSTFENSVEPLRSGPNVDFAVNPEDNRGVQGITIVPRPVTAIAKAVTGAYLSSQGNAFTTRTASQIVQEHFPPAPTTIGLESGPLFGVQFSQLPCSDLNTRRLDTQSQFGATGFGGALIGPKRSPLGLAADPGGIPLYKNGVVVGAIGVSADNDYGFDTNTLDLDTDIEELIAIAGAVGFAAPTNIRAGRISVDGTFLRFSDATENDLMTDASTVPSFASINGVEGQLTPVKSYYENAGGVTVRAGTAYGSEESGFRAVTPAEFSNPDAYVLSDGFGNNRYPPIAGTDAGTVSAPLTANEVSVLLEESFGIMAQARGQIRQPLNSLAQVTISIVDTNGEILGVIRGPDAPIFGTDVSLQKARTAAFFSGPNAADDLQNTGTSPVGDFARANPDAVSGQFIPDPLERDYTQIVRDFLNDQTALTGTVAFADRSGGNLSRPYFPDGEVNTVNGPLSLPIDTWSPFATGLQIDLVLDNVIEHAAFLRDITPTDTAPVCTFLPEADNPSAVGENRLQNGIQIFPGSVPIYRDGELVGGIGVSGDGIDQDDMISFLGLHNAGLRLGTINNAPPEIRADNIVVPVNGEEIRLRYINCPFTPFVDSDAQNVCQGK, via the coding sequence ATGACAGTAAGGTCGAGCCTGAAATCCTTACTTTTGGGATCAGCAGCATTGCTGGTTGTTTCGTGTAGTGGCGGCGGCGGCAGCGATCCTGCGCCGGCCCCGAATGAAGGAACGCCCCCAAGCCCGAAGGCGACGTTTGATATTCCTGCTCAGGAAAACCTTACCGTCGCGGACGTTGAAACCGTTCTGGCACAGGCCGTGGCAGAAGCCTCTGCCCGCAACATTCCGGCCTCAATCGCTGTTGTCGACCGCGTTGGCAACGTGCTGGCCGTTTTTTCCATGAACGGGACTATCGACAGTGACCCGAGTGACGACACTGTTACAGACCTCAGCACTTTTGAAAACTCAGTCGAACCACTCCGCTCCGGTCCCAATGTGGATTTCGCTGTTAATCCTGAAGATAATCGCGGTGTACAGGGCATTACCATTGTGCCGCGCCCTGTCACAGCCATCGCAAAAGCAGTCACAGGAGCCTACCTTTCCTCCCAGGGCAATGCCTTTACAACCCGCACAGCGAGCCAGATTGTGCAGGAACACTTCCCCCCTGCTCCAACGACCATCGGGCTTGAAAGCGGCCCTCTTTTTGGGGTGCAGTTCAGTCAGCTGCCCTGCTCTGACCTGAACACACGGCGGCTCGATACACAGTCGCAGTTTGGCGCAACCGGCTTTGGCGGCGCCCTGATCGGCCCCAAGCGCTCTCCACTCGGGCTGGCGGCTGACCCAGGCGGCATCCCTCTTTACAAGAACGGTGTTGTCGTGGGCGCTATCGGCGTTTCTGCCGACAATGATTACGGCTTCGATACCAACACACTCGACCTGGACACAGATATTGAAGAGCTGATCGCGATAGCTGGCGCTGTCGGCTTCGCAGCGCCGACCAATATCCGCGCCGGGCGCATTTCCGTTGACGGAACATTCCTGCGCTTTTCGGACGCAACCGAAAATGATCTGATGACTGATGCTTCTACGGTACCGTCATTTGCCAGCATCAATGGGGTTGAGGGGCAACTCACACCCGTTAAGAGCTATTATGAGAATGCAGGGGGCGTAACCGTACGCGCAGGCACGGCTTATGGCTCCGAAGAATCCGGTTTCCGGGCTGTTACCCCTGCCGAATTCTCCAATCCGGACGCCTATGTGCTCAGTGACGGTTTCGGCAACAATCGCTATCCGCCGATAGCCGGGACAGACGCCGGCACTGTTTCCGCCCCACTGACGGCAAATGAGGTCAGTGTCCTGCTGGAAGAATCTTTCGGTATCATGGCTCAGGCCCGGGGACAGATCCGCCAGCCTCTCAATAGCCTGGCGCAGGTCACCATCTCCATCGTTGACACCAATGGCGAAATTCTCGGCGTCATTCGCGGGCCGGATGCGCCGATTTTCGGCACCGACGTTTCCTTGCAAAAGGCACGCACAGCCGCTTTCTTTTCTGGTCCCAATGCAGCTGATGACTTGCAGAATACAGGCACCAGTCCTGTCGGCGATTTTGCGCGGGCCAACCCTGATGCCGTATCAGGGCAGTTCATTCCGGACCCTCTGGAGCGTGACTACACTCAGATTGTACGTGATTTCCTGAATGACCAGACGGCTTTGACAGGTACGGTTGCTTTTGCTGACCGCTCTGGCGGGAACCTCTCACGGCCCTATTTTCCGGATGGGGAAGTCAATACCGTTAACGGGCCGCTCTCTCTGCCAATCGATACTTGGAGCCCGTTTGCAACCGGTCTGCAGATTGATCTGGTACTGGACAATGTGATCGAACATGCCGCCTTCCTGCGTGATATCACACCTACTGACACAGCCCCGGTCTGCACTTTCCTGCCGGAAGCAGACAATCCGTCTGCTGTAGGAGAAAACCGGCTGCAGAATGGCATCCAGATTTTCCCGGGTAGTGTGCCAATCTATCGTGATGGCGAGCTCGTCGGCGGCATTGGCGTGTCCGGTGACGGGATTGACCAGGACGACATGATTTCATTCCTCGGCCTGCACAATGCGGGCTTGCGTCTGGGCACCATCAACAACGCACCGCCGGAGATTCGTGCCGACAATATTGTCGTGCCGGTTAACGGAGAAGAAATTCGTCTGCGCTATATCAACTGTCCGTTTACCCCGTTTGTTGATTCTGACGCTCAAAATGTTTGCCAAGGGAAGTGA
- a CDS encoding multiheme c-type cytochrome, producing the protein MKLRIIMLGFLAVMLGGEAIAQETKTPLVDGLVHEGVFSCSGSTCHSRPSPTGTTVRQDEFVIWQDQSSITGAHSRAYKVLLSDKSRVIARNLGIGPAHKAEECLACHADFVPEDQRGERFDITEGVGCEACHGGAENWLTSHYAAGRTHAQNIADGLYPTEDPAARAELCLGCHLGSDKPNQFITHRIMGAGHPRISFELDLFTSLQEHHDEDDDYKERKDYSNGAKIWAVGQAIALQNQLELFANPKLGRNGAFPELIFFDCHACHVTFSNEPDYRPTWRPNPNRQLGPGVPVFNDANMIMLRAAVKVVAPEMDRELRQAGVRFHKTVSETGGNYAAATQNLSAIAGKLSATMAEAEFGRGEMLEIMDNIVNDSLSSTYTEYAAAEQAVIAIGTFLDALETESMLGAETVDEIMPALDDAYAAVDDPNRYDFARMRNAIRRVQSQLRQL; encoded by the coding sequence ATGAAACTGCGCATTATTATGTTGGGTTTCCTTGCTGTCATGCTTGGCGGCGAGGCAATCGCACAGGAAACCAAGACACCGCTTGTGGATGGCCTTGTCCATGAAGGTGTTTTCTCATGTAGTGGCTCTACCTGCCACAGCCGCCCCTCCCCCACCGGAACGACCGTCAGACAGGACGAATTCGTAATCTGGCAGGACCAATCAAGCATTACAGGGGCTCATTCTCGCGCCTACAAGGTATTGCTGAGTGACAAATCCCGTGTGATTGCCCGCAATCTGGGCATTGGGCCTGCGCACAAAGCAGAGGAATGTCTTGCCTGCCACGCTGATTTTGTCCCGGAAGACCAGCGCGGGGAGCGCTTTGATATTACCGAAGGCGTCGGCTGTGAGGCCTGTCACGGCGGCGCAGAAAACTGGCTGACCAGTCACTATGCGGCCGGACGTACTCACGCACAGAACATTGCTGATGGTCTGTATCCAACCGAAGACCCGGCGGCACGCGCTGAACTTTGCCTCGGCTGTCACCTGGGCTCGGACAAACCTAACCAGTTCATCACACACCGCATCATGGGGGCTGGACACCCGCGGATTTCATTTGAGCTTGATCTGTTTACCAGCCTGCAAGAGCACCATGATGAAGATGATGACTACAAAGAACGGAAAGATTACTCGAATGGCGCAAAAATCTGGGCCGTTGGTCAGGCTATCGCGCTGCAGAACCAGCTGGAACTGTTTGCCAATCCAAAGCTGGGCCGGAACGGTGCTTTCCCAGAACTGATCTTCTTCGATTGCCATGCCTGTCACGTTACTTTTTCCAATGAGCCTGATTATCGGCCCACATGGCGACCAAACCCGAATCGCCAGCTGGGGCCAGGTGTTCCAGTGTTCAATGACGCCAATATGATCATGCTGCGGGCCGCTGTGAAAGTCGTCGCGCCGGAGATGGACCGGGAACTGCGCCAGGCCGGTGTCCGTTTCCACAAAACTGTCTCTGAAACCGGTGGTAACTACGCTGCTGCGACACAGAACCTGTCTGCGATTGCCGGCAAACTGTCTGCAACCATGGCTGAAGCAGAGTTTGGTCGGGGCGAAATGCTTGAGATCATGGACAATATTGTCAATGACAGCCTTTCCTCCACCTATACCGAATACGCCGCTGCCGAACAGGCTGTAATCGCGATTGGCACGTTCCTTGATGCTTTGGAAACCGAGAGTATGCTCGGGGCCGAAACCGTCGATGAAATCATGCCTGCGCTGGATGACGCCTATGCTGCAGTGGATGATCCGAACCGATATGATTTTGCTCGGATGCGCAATGCTATCCGGCGCGTGCAAAGCCAGTTACGGCAGCTTTGA